The stretch of DNA TTACGATTTCACCCTCATAGTTCAACCACTTGCAGCCTTCGGGGCGCACAACAGCACCTTTGTGGCTGTTGATCGCCGTGATGGGCTTGTGAAAATAGGTGGGTGCATCAGGGAGCTTGGTCATGAACTCCTTGGTGCGGCTGTCATAGTTCAAGTGAACGGCGATGATCTTGGTGGGCTCCGAAGGCGGCAGGTGTTGCGCATCTTCGATAGCCACGCGACGACCGTCGGCGGCAACGAGGAACTCTCCGTCGCGCACGGTTTGCACCGCAGCGCCGTCAAGCAGGATTCGACGATATTCAGTCACGTGAGAGAACCATATCCTTTGGAAGTGGGAAGCCGCCTTCGGGCTTCGGGAAGTAGATGTGAACCTGACCGGTGCCGACCGAGTTCTCGTAGTCTGAGTACATCACACCTTTGGAGGTGTTGGCCTCTTCACCAATGGCTCCAGCCATGGTGAGGTAGTGGCTGAAGTTAGCCTCAGGCTTGAACTTGAGGAACTCAGGCATGGTCTCAAGAACTCGCTTGTGATCTCCAGCTTTGAACCATTCAATGCGCTCTTCATCTGCAGCCCGTGCTTCTGGAGAGAAGATGTGGCTAGGGTCACTTGCTTCGTGCTTCCGCAAATCACGCAGCTTGTAGAAAGTGTGTGAGAGTGCACCAGAAGCCAAGAGAAGTACCTTGCGGTCTGAGTCACGGATGGCTTCACCGAGTGCACGACCTGCACGCAGGAAGTCTTCGGTGGTTGCGGTCTGGCACACCGAGACGGAAACCCACCGCTTGTCGAGGCCCTTACCGAGGTAGTCCCACAGGTTGACGGTGGCATACATAATGGGAAGGTAGGGGTCGGAAATGGGAGTAATCCATGTTCCGTTCTTTTCGTCATACTTGACGACAGACTCGGCTAGCTCACGGTCACCCCTAAAGGAGTAGGGAATCTGGGACATTCCACGAGGAAGTTCTTCCGCGGTGTACTTCCCCTCTCGGTGATCGTGCGACGTAATCACGAACTCGACGGTGGTGGCCCAGTGAGAGTCGAGCACAATCACGGTGTCGTAATCCAGCTTCTCCATCACGTCCTTGCGGAACTTTTCGAAACCAGGGACAAGAGAGATTTCTTTGCCCTCATTGAGCTCAAGGCGAGTCTCTTTAGGGAGCATGACTGTGGGTACGTGCGCAAGAATTGCTGCGCCTACTACTTCGCCCATGATTATTCCTTCCATCCATTTGGTGAAACTACGGTGTTCTTTACATCTGCATAGAAGTCGAAGGACCATGTGCCGCCATCGCGACCAATACCCGACTTCTTGGATCCCCCGAATGGTGCACGCAGGTCACGAACAAAGAAGCAGTTGACCCAGATAGTTCCGGCCACAATCTCGTCAGTGATCTTCTTGGCGTGGTCCTTGTTTCCGGAGACGACTACAGCAGCCAGACCAAACTCTGTGCCGTTTGCTTTCTCAATGACTTCCTCATCGGTACTGAAGGTCATCATGCACAGTACAGGACCAAAGATTTCGCTAGAGACGATCTCAGAACCGGGGGTTGGGTTCTTCACCAAGGTTGGTTTGAAGAACAGTCCGCCCAACTCTTCATTGGGTTCACCGCCCCAAACAATCTCTTGACCTTCAGCCTTGGCGCGATCAACAAATCCCTTGACCCGATCAAAGTGGACTTGGTGTATTTGTGGGCCAATGTCGGTGCCCTCATCACGTGGGTCACCCTGCTTGATTGCGGCCGCCTTTTCTCCAAACTTTTTCGCAAACTCATCAGCCACGTTTTCATGAACGAAAATACGCGTTCCTGACAGACATACCTGCCCAGCGTTGTCGTATTGTTCAACCGCAATTTCTGCAGCGAGGTCAAGATCTGCATCCTCGAGAACAATCATGGGGCTCTTGCCGCCGAGCTCGAAGGAGCAGGGTGTCAGGTTGTCAGCTGCTGCACGTGCGATGGCCTTGGCGGTGGGAA from Aurantimicrobium sp. MWH-Uga1 encodes:
- a CDS encoding aldehyde dehydrogenase; translated protein: MSTISVAGAEIDTRHYIGGQRVSSAQTYTNTSPIDGTFLGEISRGGQEEVDAAVAAARAAFPAWAKLGPQGRGVLLHKLADLVEENNETLSQLETMDNGSLLRSHRRGVMPRVAMNIRFFADWALNDLHHEPFETRGHTNNISWDPSGVAALITPWNAPLMLATWKIGPALAAGDTVVLKPAEWTPLSASFFADLTKQAGIPDGVFNVVQGYGKEAGAALVAHPDINRISFTGSVPTAKAIARAAADNLTPCSFELGGKSPMIVLEDADLDLAAEIAVEQYDNAGQVCLSGTRIFVHENVADEFAKKFGEKAAAIKQGDPRDEGTDIGPQIHQVHFDRVKGFVDRAKAEGQEIVWGGEPNEELGGLFFKPTLVKNPTPGSEIVSSEIFGPVLCMMTFSTDEEVIEKANGTEFGLAAVVVSGNKDHAKKITDEIVAGTIWVNCFFVRDLRAPFGGSKKSGIGRDGGTWSFDFYADVKNTVVSPNGWKE
- a CDS encoding catechol 1,2-dioxygenase, which produces MGEVVGAAILAHVPTVMLPKETRLELNEGKEISLVPGFEKFRKDVMEKLDYDTVIVLDSHWATTVEFVITSHDHREGKYTAEELPRGMSQIPYSFRGDRELAESVVKYDEKNGTWITPISDPYLPIMYATVNLWDYLGKGLDKRWVSVSVCQTATTEDFLRAGRALGEAIRDSDRKVLLLASGALSHTFYKLRDLRKHEASDPSHIFSPEARAADEERIEWFKAGDHKRVLETMPEFLKFKPEANFSHYLTMAGAIGEEANTSKGVMYSDYENSVGTGQVHIYFPKPEGGFPLPKDMVLSRD